From one Solanum stenotomum isolate F172 chromosome 12, ASM1918654v1, whole genome shotgun sequence genomic stretch:
- the LOC125849492 gene encoding F-box protein At5g03100-like, with the protein MSNQEQFSSSCGDNGNSESLLIENSPLKKAKIEIECEDIDNIDRINQLPEALIVQILSRLCITDAFRTTILSKYWQYFWTCIDNIVYEEDYSRSNSSTMHKFISLTDNVLPLLICSTIKNFSLNFVFRYDDDVSYFPKIDKWLEFAVNKTVEDLHLNIRYTVDPTEHDQPYSLPVALSNSSSILKLNCKNCRILEDCVLNWTSLRSLTLKNLFLRDEHIKQIMSNCPQLESLKLQEFCGFNRLHMTSPKCRRLHLIHHGHPCGDWYSFEGDICCFEIVAPHVEHLTISGVFNHTKIKLRDLSSLKHANLDLVCDEFNEMDKHIVKDLLVSVRCANELILSSWFIKVISNLMLEEENVFSPLLECRWLTISSCISKLSFPLLDNLLRSTRKLENLMIFPDTPYHPFFEDEDLDLVEDKYLSFEENIFKVSLQNLKNVKVMPFCSRTRRSDETELNQFLKFLLEHAINLEKLVIVPEHKECNNCSTNTSYLKYLLAFPTTSIRAVISLGKASQNVFYSDV; encoded by the exons ATGAGCAACCAAGAACAATTCTCTAGCAGTTGTGGTGATAATGGAAACTCCGAAAGTCTGCTTATTGAAAACTCACCTCTGAAAAAAGCGAAGATTGAGATAGAATGTGAAGATATTGACAACATTGATAGGATCAATCAACTACCTGAAGCTCTTATTGTTCAAATTCTATCTCGATTGTGCATAACAGATGCGTTCAGAACAACTATTCTCTCTAAATATTGGCAATACTTCTGGACTTGTATCGACAACATTGTTTATGAAGAGGATTATAGTCGTTCAAATAGCTCGACAATGCACAAATTTATTTCCTTAACGGATAATGTACTACCTCTGCTTATCTGCTCCACCATTAAAAATTTCAGTCTAAACTTTGTGTTCAGATATGATGATGACGTGTCTTATTTTCCCAAAATTGACAAGTGGCTTGAATTTGCTGTGAATAAGACAGTGGAGGATCTACACTTGAATATACGTTATACTGTTGATCCGACTGAGCATGACCAACCCTATAGCTTGCCAGTAGCTCTCTCTAATAGTTCATCGATTCTAAAACTTAACTGCAAGAATTGCAGAATATTAGAAGATTGTGTACTAAATTGGACATCTCTGAGGAGTTTAACACTGAAAAATTTGTTTCTACGGGATGAACACATTAAAcaaataatgtcaaattgtccTCAATTGGAATCTTTGAAGCTACAAGAATTTTGTGGTTTTAATCGTTTGCACATGACTTCTCCAAAATGTAGGCGGCTGCATTTGATCCATCACGGTCATCCTTGTGGGGATTGGTACTCATTCGAAGGTGATATATGTTGCTTTGAAATTGTTGCTCCACATGTTGAACATTTAACGATTTCTGGGGTTTTTAATCATACAAAAATTAAGCTCAGAGACTTGTCATCTTTGAAACATGCCAATCTTGATCTCGTCTGTgatgaatttaatgaaatgGATAAACACATAGTGAAAGATCTTTTGGTAAGCGTTCGTTGTGCTAATGAGCTAATACTCTCATCCTGGTTTATCAAG GTAATTTCCAatttgatgttagaagaagaaaatgtcTTTTCACCGTTGCTGGAATGCAGATGGTTGACAATAAGTTCTTGTATTTCAAAACTTTCGTTCCCTCTACTAGACAACCTCTTAAGGTCGACTCGTAAATTGGAAAATTTGATGATATTTCCTGATACGCCG TACCATCCTTTTTTTGAGGACGAAGA TTTAGATTTGGTGGAAGACAAGTACCTCTCCTTTGAAGAAAACATATTCAAAGTTTCCTTACAGAATTTGAAGAATGTCAAGGTTATGCCATTTTGTAGTCGTACGCGTAGATCTGACGAAACAGAGCTCAATCAATTCTTGAAGTTCTTACTTGAGCATGCAATAAATCTGGAGAAGCTGGTTATAGTGCCAGAGCATAAGGAATGCAACAATTGTTCTACTAATACCTCATACCTGAAGTATTTGTTAGCTTTTCCAACAACTTCTATTCGTGCAGTTATTTCCTTAGGAAAAGCTAGTCAGAATGTTTTCTATAGTGATGTTTGA